The Haematobia irritans isolate KBUSLIRL chromosome 1, ASM5000362v1, whole genome shotgun sequence DNA segment acgtaactattttcaattactttcttatctgACTTCGCCTTCCGTGTTTGATTAGCGAGTTAAttatatcaatcaattttttaataaaaaaattttcaatcactgtCTTACACCTATGATCGCATATCCACTTCAATTCTACTTCCACTATTCACGACAAATCCgcgaacgtgaaaatttggtgtccttaattccacgttcttttttcaatttttctgtaagcagctgggttgcacaaatcacccaaaaattcactaaggcggaaatcaaaataagtggaatcaatagacttattttaatttactattttttttaattaaaaatgacatatttttaataatactcgtgtaataaatataaaacattccaAATTTCTTACGCGAGAACTTTTTTAACCGGATATACATCCATCatggacataattcaactttcaccaagaattttgcaagtgaattgatttcactaAACCTCCGGTGGAAGTGGATTTTGGGACACtaaaatcgtggaattgattaACTTCACGAAGTAGATTTGCGAATATGTTTTccatcttaattaaaaagttaattgtatcattaattttttttaattgaaaaaatgttcaactacaaacatttttttaattggaaatatttttgtgatattttttgtgtactGTGCTCTCCAAGGCCACAATGTAAACTTTGGGAGAGTCTTCACTTCCTTTAAGTAAAGTCCTAGTTCGAATTTTTGATTCAGAGTTCATCCCTGAATCAACCCCTGCAATATAGTATTTATCATATTTCTAGTTACTTACCAATAAATGGATTATCGTTGACAAAATCATACAAGGCTTGATTGCCAATCAAGAATGAACCAACAATGCGGCCCTGATGCATTTTCTTCATACGATTTGTTACGGCTCCAGCCTTTACTAGATCAACAACACCATTGGCAAACATTTCGGAATGAATACCCAAATCTTTGTGATTGTGTAGAGCATTTAAAACGGCATCCGGAATGTTACCAATACCCATTTGTAAGGTGGCACCATCGTGCACTAAATTCTCAGCAATTaattgaccaattttggcttCAACATCACTAGGACCTTTGCCGCCATGTTGAGGTAGTGGGACATCAATTTCAGTCATATAATCAAAATGAGAGCTATGAATGGCGGCATCACCAAACGTACGAGGCATTTGTTTGTTAACTTGAGCTATATTAGGTcaaggaaattaaattaataatttaattgtgtGTCCAGCACTTACATATTTCTTTCTATAACATACCTACGATTTTCTTCGAGTGCAATAAAGCAGCACGAACACAATCTACACTGGTACCCAGCGAACAATAACCATGACGGTCGGGTGGTGAAACATGGACTAAGGCAACATCGGGTTGAACAATTTTCTTGTAGAACAATTGTGGTATCTCATGTAAGAATATCGAAAAGTTATCGCCACGTCCTTCGGCCACAGCTTTACGAACATTGCCGCCCATGAAAAATGAATTGGAACGGAAGATTTTATCATTTCCCGGTTCAGTGTAAGCGGCAGGACCCTCCGTATGCATATGACAAACCGTAACATCGCTCAAATTACTGGCTTTGCCATGTTCAACCATAGCATTAATAAGGGTAATGGGCGTTGCAGCGGCACCAGAGCAAAAGACAACATCACctgtataaaaataagaatGACAGAAAGGAGACCAATTAAAATACAACCAATAATTGAATTCAAtccaaatataattgaaaacagAAAAATATTACACAATGTAGATGGTAGGAATTTTGGCAATAAAACTCTCTCATTGATAAAACGATGCGCGAACTTGTGTATCAATGGGTGGAAAATACCAAAGTTCTTGTTCTTGGCTCTATTACATAGTTTAGGTGTAAAATAGATTTTTGGGGAAAATAAAACTGTCCGCATTCAACGAGGTTTATTCATATTCCAGATACAATGTGGGGATGGAATTTGATACACCTTATTGATCGGATTAGAAGAGatatagaattatatatagcaacagATGAGGTCAAATCTCATAACTATTTATACTTAGAGGTCTGTCTCGTCATGCATCTTCATAATGAGCAGGCTTGAGAATGAATTTTTTGGCTAATcaatatacaaacaaacaaaaaatcgataTGAATTTTGGTTGCACTCTATAGTGGAATAATATAGTTTTCaaaatcataattatttattatataatttcATTGTTTAGGAAAGtcgacattaaaaaaatattttaatacgagggttgcctcttatattttgggattagagaacaaaaacaaataccaaTAATCGAGCCTTTGATCGATTATCACTGAAAtgataatttcaattaaaaaattaattgatgctattaatttttgtgattgatttttttttttttcaattttaattgaatattttttaaaactcaattaactcgtgaactttttttctgtgtaaggtcGTCTCATTCCCACGATAGGTCACATGGCGATCTTGCAAATATCAGTTGACGCTCAActtcaatggtttccggaaatACCATCACCATTAACCATACGATCCAAAAAAACACTGGTGCCTGTGGAGATTCATCACCCAAAAATTGAGTTAATCGATGCACTCTTTTTTGgttaatccacgtcgaaagttgtaaaaaataatcgcaagAAACTGTTTACGATTTAATTCCACTTTTTTGGGCAAGATGAATGTTGTTGTAACagattttaatgtagtttcatccaatttgctctaagctttggtacttcagctagTGTCCACATCAAGGAACTGTGCGACAAGGATTggatgtgtccagagtgatctggtggtgagtcgggtttagctgggcaagcgaaaaaGGTTGCCATACGGCCCTTGGTTTAGACGACAAGACCCGACACAGACGACGGACTGAGATCCCCACAAACCACCAGCACACCGAGCCTGAAGCCGAATCAATCTCAGACCACCCGTCGCAACCCAGCCATCTATCCCTGACACCACGCTCACGACCGCCTAGCAGAGGACACAGCCATTGGACGCAGTGCTGTTCCAGGACACGTCCGCGACGCAGCCATCGCCAACCTATCGTCTAttactaacaaaatttgattgtatCCGAATTCTGCTGAATTCCTCAATAAAGAGTAAAAAACCGAAATCCACATCATTTATCTATTCGGGTCTtgcgaatacaaattttctgtgACAAATCCTGACCAGCACGAGGATTCTCCAGCATATCAGGGGAAACCTGTCgttacacacgtcagctacgctgctatcatccactgataggtaggaattgaagcggctgcacttgcctgatcttagttgggctagCACTACTATCTCTGCCGCGGGTGGTCGAGCCTCGatcttaaccttgtagcttctcaccccttcagctacagtatcctacattaataacatgaTCTACATTAACAACATGATCTCTCGTGATCCAGGGCTGTACTGCGCATacattc contains these protein-coding regions:
- the LOC142221765 gene encoding succinyl-CoA:acetate/propanoyl-CoA:succinate CoA transferase codes for the protein MAMLANNLRRAVATAGRQPRLFAAALNNSFYTYANEISHPLNRVPPNGTPEEAVKCIKSGDVVFCSGAAATPITLINAMVEHGKASNLSDVTVCHMHTEGPAAYTEPGNDKIFRSNSFFMGGNVRKAVAEGRGDNFSIFLHEIPQLFYKKIVQPDVALVHVSPPDRHGYCSLGTSVDCVRAALLHSKKIVAQVNKQMPRTFGDAAIHSSHFDYMTEIDVPLPQHGGKGPSDVEAKIGQLIAENLVHDGATLQMGIGNIPDAVLNALHNHKDLGIHSEMFANGVVDLVKAGAVTNRMKKMHQGRIVGSFLIGNQALYDFVNDNPFIEMYAIDYVNNTGVIKQQPRMTAINSCIEVDLTGQVCSDSIGTRFFSGFGGQVDFIRGAAEGVDGKGVPIIAMPSVTNKGESKIVPVLKPGAGVVTSRAHVHYVVTEHGIASLFGKNMRQRAYELIQIAHPDHRQTLEKQAFERLKVMPSKS